A region from the Populus trichocarpa isolate Nisqually-1 chromosome 18, P.trichocarpa_v4.1, whole genome shotgun sequence genome encodes:
- the LOC7462973 gene encoding probable 1-deoxy-D-xylulose-5-phosphate synthase, chloroplastic isoform X1, with protein sequence MGTAIAQYPYGITSHSFVKFGHKLEISSSNCHYKVDISRFNLYPSSVSTTDSKVCVGRIRALPDIGDIFSDIIATPLLDVVENPIHLKNLTIKELKLLASEIRSELSSIMSKAQKDFKASLAAVELTVAIHHVFHAPVDKILWDVGEQARFAADSVLYGGLYSHQRADNSMLIGTYAHKILTGRRSLMRTLRQKDGLSGFTSRSESEYDPFGAGHGCNSISAGLGMAVARDIKGKRERIVTVIGNGTTMAGQVYEAMGNAGYLDSNMIVILNDSRHSLHPKIEEGSKTSINALSSTLSKLQSSKSFRRLREVAKGVTKRIGMYELAAKVDEYARGMMGPLGSTLFEELGLYYIGPVDGHNIEDLVCVLQEVSTLESMGPVLIHVITEENQCAEHKQQTEATGNQQGGYAVLSNMHTQTYSDCFVEALIMEAEKDKDIVVVHAGKEMEPSFQLFQERFPHRFFYVGMAEQHAVTFSAGLSCGGLKPFCIIPSAFLQRAYDQVVHDVDQQRIPVRFVITSAGLVGPDGPTMCGAFDITFMSCLPNMIVMAPSDEDQLVDMVATAAHINDRPVCFRYPRGAIAGTDHYTRSGIPVEIGKGLTLVEGKDVALLGYGTMVQNCLRAQTLLSKLGIEVTVADARFCKPLDMKLLRQLCENHAFLVTVEEGSIGGFGSHVSQFIALDGQLDGRTKWRPIVLPDNYIEHALPNEQLALAGLTGHHIAATVLRLLGRSREALLLMC encoded by the exons atggGTACTGCAATTGCTCAGTACCCATATGGAATTACTTCACATTCTTTTGTGAAATTCGGTCACAAATTGGAGATTTCAAGCTCTAATTGTCATTATAAAGTGGATATATCAAGATTTAACTTGTATCCTAGTTCTGTTTCCACCACTGACTCCAAG GTGTGTGTTGGTAGAATACGTGCTCTACCTGATATTGGTGATATATTTTCGGATATTATTGCAACACCATTACTTGATGTGGTTGAAAACCCTATCCACTTGAAGAATTTAACTATTAAG GAACTGAAACTATTAGCTAGTGAAATACGATCAGAGTTGTCTTCCATAATGTCGAAGGCACAAAAAGACTTTAAGGCCAGTCTGGCAGCGGTTGAACTGACAGTTGCAATTCACCATGTTTTTCATGCTCCAGTGGACAAGATACTGTGGGATGTTGGGGAACAAGCAAGATTCGCAGCTGATTCTGTTCTTTATGGAGGACTGTATAGTCATCAAAGAGCAGATAATAGCATGCTTATCGGG ACATATGCACATAAAATTCTCACTGGAAGGAGATCTCTTATGCGTACACTAAGACAAAAGGATGGTCTTTCTGGATTTACATCTCGGTCTGAGAGTGAATATGACCCGTTTGGAGCAGGACATGGATGCAACAGTATTTCTGCTGGACTTG GCATGGCGGTTGCTCGTGATATTAAAGGGAAGCGGGAACGTATTGTTACAGTCATTGGCAATGGCACAACTATGGCTGGTCAGGTCTATGAAGCAATGGGCAATGCAGGCTATTTAGACTCAAATATGATAGTGATTTTAAATGACAGCCGACACTCTTTACACCCCAAGATTGAAGAGGGCTCCAAGACTTCAATCAATGCTCTATCAAGTACCCTAAGCAAGCTCCAGTCAAGCAAATCATTCCGGAGGCTTAGAGAAGTTGCTAAG GGTGTTACCAAGAGGATAGGTATGTATGAATTAGCAGCTAAAGTTGATGAGTATGCACGTGGTATGATGGGTCCACTGGGATCAACTCTCTTCGAAGAACTTGGGTTGTACTACATAGGCCCTGTTGATGGACACAATATTGAAGATTTAGTTTGTGTTTTACAAGAAGTGTCAACTCTGGAGTCAATGGGTCCTGTCTTGATACATGTAATAACTGAAGAAAATCAGTGTGCAGAACATAAGCAACAGACTGAGGCAACGGGGAACCAGCAGGGAG GTTATGCAGTGCTATCCAATATGCATACTCAAACATATAGTGATTGCTTTGTTGAGGCTCTGATCATGGAAGCAGAGAAAGACAAAGATATTGTGGTTGTTCATGCAGGAAAGGAAATGGAACCATCATTTCAACTATTTCAGGAAAGATTTCCACACAGGTTTTTTTATGTGGGAATGGCTGAGCAACATGCAGTTACATTTTCAGCTGGCTTGTCATGCGGGGGGTTAAAGCCATTTTGCATAATTCCTTCAGCTTTTCTGCAGAGAGCATATGACCag GTGGTCCATGATGTAGATCAGCAGAGAATTCCAGTTCGCTTTGTCATTACAAGCGCGGGATTGGTAGGACCTGATGGTCCTACTATGTGTGGAGCATTTGATATAACTTTCATGTCATGCTTGCCAAACATGATTGTTATGGCACCATCAGATGAGGATCAGCTTGTGGACATGGTGGCGACTGCAGCCCATATTAATGATCGTCCAGTTTGCTTTCGGTATCCAAGGGGTGCCATTGCTGGAACTGATCATTATACTCGTAGTGGTATTCCTGTTGAG ATTGGAAAGGGATTAACTCTTGTAGAGGGTAAAGATGTTGCTTTGCTTGGGTATGGTACAATGGTTCAGAACTGCCTCAGAGCTCAGACCCTTCTTTCAAAGCTTGGCATTGAGGTAACTGTTGCTGATGCAAGATTCTGCAAGCCACTTGACATGAAGCTTCTCAGACAGTTATGCGAAAACCATGCCTTTCTGGTCACAGTCGAGGAAGGCTCTATTGGAGGATTTGGGTCCCATGTTTCACAGTTCATTGCCCTTGATGGGCAGCTTGATGGAAGAACTAAG TGGCGGCCAATTGTTTTACCAGACAATTACATTGAACATGCACTGCCAAATGAACAGCTTGCTCTTGCCGGGCTGACTGGACATCATATTGCTGCAACAGTGCTAAGACTGCTTGGTCGCTCCCGTGAAGCTCTCCTTTTGATGTGCTAA
- the LOC7462973 gene encoding probable 1-deoxy-D-xylulose-5-phosphate synthase, chloroplastic isoform X2, with amino-acid sequence MGTAIAQYPYGITSHSFVKFGHKLEISSSNCHYKVDISRFNLYPSSVSTTDSKVCVGRIRALPDIGDIFSDIIATPLLDVVENPIHLKNLTIKELKLLASEIRSELSSIMSKAQKDFKASLAAVELTVAIHHVFHAPVDKILWDVGEQTYAHKILTGRRSLMRTLRQKDGLSGFTSRSESEYDPFGAGHGCNSISAGLGMAVARDIKGKRERIVTVIGNGTTMAGQVYEAMGNAGYLDSNMIVILNDSRHSLHPKIEEGSKTSINALSSTLSKLQSSKSFRRLREVAKGVTKRIGMYELAAKVDEYARGMMGPLGSTLFEELGLYYIGPVDGHNIEDLVCVLQEVSTLESMGPVLIHVITEENQCAEHKQQTEATGNQQGGYAVLSNMHTQTYSDCFVEALIMEAEKDKDIVVVHAGKEMEPSFQLFQERFPHRFFYVGMAEQHAVTFSAGLSCGGLKPFCIIPSAFLQRAYDQVVHDVDQQRIPVRFVITSAGLVGPDGPTMCGAFDITFMSCLPNMIVMAPSDEDQLVDMVATAAHINDRPVCFRYPRGAIAGTDHYTRSGIPVEIGKGLTLVEGKDVALLGYGTMVQNCLRAQTLLSKLGIEVTVADARFCKPLDMKLLRQLCENHAFLVTVEEGSIGGFGSHVSQFIALDGQLDGRTKWRPIVLPDNYIEHALPNEQLALAGLTGHHIAATVLRLLGRSREALLLMC; translated from the exons atggGTACTGCAATTGCTCAGTACCCATATGGAATTACTTCACATTCTTTTGTGAAATTCGGTCACAAATTGGAGATTTCAAGCTCTAATTGTCATTATAAAGTGGATATATCAAGATTTAACTTGTATCCTAGTTCTGTTTCCACCACTGACTCCAAG GTGTGTGTTGGTAGAATACGTGCTCTACCTGATATTGGTGATATATTTTCGGATATTATTGCAACACCATTACTTGATGTGGTTGAAAACCCTATCCACTTGAAGAATTTAACTATTAAG GAACTGAAACTATTAGCTAGTGAAATACGATCAGAGTTGTCTTCCATAATGTCGAAGGCACAAAAAGACTTTAAGGCCAGTCTGGCAGCGGTTGAACTGACAGTTGCAATTCACCATGTTTTTCATGCTCCAGTGGACAAGATACTGTGGGATGTTGGGGAACAA ACATATGCACATAAAATTCTCACTGGAAGGAGATCTCTTATGCGTACACTAAGACAAAAGGATGGTCTTTCTGGATTTACATCTCGGTCTGAGAGTGAATATGACCCGTTTGGAGCAGGACATGGATGCAACAGTATTTCTGCTGGACTTG GCATGGCGGTTGCTCGTGATATTAAAGGGAAGCGGGAACGTATTGTTACAGTCATTGGCAATGGCACAACTATGGCTGGTCAGGTCTATGAAGCAATGGGCAATGCAGGCTATTTAGACTCAAATATGATAGTGATTTTAAATGACAGCCGACACTCTTTACACCCCAAGATTGAAGAGGGCTCCAAGACTTCAATCAATGCTCTATCAAGTACCCTAAGCAAGCTCCAGTCAAGCAAATCATTCCGGAGGCTTAGAGAAGTTGCTAAG GGTGTTACCAAGAGGATAGGTATGTATGAATTAGCAGCTAAAGTTGATGAGTATGCACGTGGTATGATGGGTCCACTGGGATCAACTCTCTTCGAAGAACTTGGGTTGTACTACATAGGCCCTGTTGATGGACACAATATTGAAGATTTAGTTTGTGTTTTACAAGAAGTGTCAACTCTGGAGTCAATGGGTCCTGTCTTGATACATGTAATAACTGAAGAAAATCAGTGTGCAGAACATAAGCAACAGACTGAGGCAACGGGGAACCAGCAGGGAG GTTATGCAGTGCTATCCAATATGCATACTCAAACATATAGTGATTGCTTTGTTGAGGCTCTGATCATGGAAGCAGAGAAAGACAAAGATATTGTGGTTGTTCATGCAGGAAAGGAAATGGAACCATCATTTCAACTATTTCAGGAAAGATTTCCACACAGGTTTTTTTATGTGGGAATGGCTGAGCAACATGCAGTTACATTTTCAGCTGGCTTGTCATGCGGGGGGTTAAAGCCATTTTGCATAATTCCTTCAGCTTTTCTGCAGAGAGCATATGACCag GTGGTCCATGATGTAGATCAGCAGAGAATTCCAGTTCGCTTTGTCATTACAAGCGCGGGATTGGTAGGACCTGATGGTCCTACTATGTGTGGAGCATTTGATATAACTTTCATGTCATGCTTGCCAAACATGATTGTTATGGCACCATCAGATGAGGATCAGCTTGTGGACATGGTGGCGACTGCAGCCCATATTAATGATCGTCCAGTTTGCTTTCGGTATCCAAGGGGTGCCATTGCTGGAACTGATCATTATACTCGTAGTGGTATTCCTGTTGAG ATTGGAAAGGGATTAACTCTTGTAGAGGGTAAAGATGTTGCTTTGCTTGGGTATGGTACAATGGTTCAGAACTGCCTCAGAGCTCAGACCCTTCTTTCAAAGCTTGGCATTGAGGTAACTGTTGCTGATGCAAGATTCTGCAAGCCACTTGACATGAAGCTTCTCAGACAGTTATGCGAAAACCATGCCTTTCTGGTCACAGTCGAGGAAGGCTCTATTGGAGGATTTGGGTCCCATGTTTCACAGTTCATTGCCCTTGATGGGCAGCTTGATGGAAGAACTAAG TGGCGGCCAATTGTTTTACCAGACAATTACATTGAACATGCACTGCCAAATGAACAGCTTGCTCTTGCCGGGCTGACTGGACATCATATTGCTGCAACAGTGCTAAGACTGCTTGGTCGCTCCCGTGAAGCTCTCCTTTTGATGTGCTAA
- the LOC7462973 gene encoding probable 1-deoxy-D-xylulose-5-phosphate synthase, chloroplastic isoform X3: MGTAIAQYPYGITSHSFVKFGHKLEISSSNCHYKVDISRFNLYPSSVSTTDSKVCVGRIRALPDIGDIFSDIIATPLLDVVENPIHLKNLTIKELKLLASEIRSELSSIMSKAQKDFKASLAAVELTVAIHHVFHAPVDKILWDVGEQARFAADSVLYGGLYSHQRADNSMLIGTYAHKILTGRRSLMRTLRQKDGLSGFTSRSESEYDPFGAGHGCNSISAGLGMAVARDIKGKRERIVTVIGNGTTMAGQVYEAMGNAGYLDSNMIVILNDSRHSLHPKIEEGSKTSINALSSTLSKLQSSKSFRRLREVAKGVTKRIGMYELAAKVDEYARGMMGPLGSTLFEELGLYYIGPVDGHNIEDLVCVLQEVSTLESMGPVLIHVITEENQCAEHKQQTEATGNQQGGYAVLSNMHTQTYSDCFVEALIMEAEKDKDIVVVHAGKEMEPSFQLFQERFPHRFFYVGMAEQHAVTFSAGLSCGGLKPFCIIPSAFLQRAYDQVVHDVDQQRIPVRFVITSAGLVGPDGPTMCGAFDITFMSCLPNMIVMAPSDEDQLVDMVATAAHINDRPVCFRYPRGAIAGTDHYTRSGIPVELLIPIASIRLERD; this comes from the exons atggGTACTGCAATTGCTCAGTACCCATATGGAATTACTTCACATTCTTTTGTGAAATTCGGTCACAAATTGGAGATTTCAAGCTCTAATTGTCATTATAAAGTGGATATATCAAGATTTAACTTGTATCCTAGTTCTGTTTCCACCACTGACTCCAAG GTGTGTGTTGGTAGAATACGTGCTCTACCTGATATTGGTGATATATTTTCGGATATTATTGCAACACCATTACTTGATGTGGTTGAAAACCCTATCCACTTGAAGAATTTAACTATTAAG GAACTGAAACTATTAGCTAGTGAAATACGATCAGAGTTGTCTTCCATAATGTCGAAGGCACAAAAAGACTTTAAGGCCAGTCTGGCAGCGGTTGAACTGACAGTTGCAATTCACCATGTTTTTCATGCTCCAGTGGACAAGATACTGTGGGATGTTGGGGAACAAGCAAGATTCGCAGCTGATTCTGTTCTTTATGGAGGACTGTATAGTCATCAAAGAGCAGATAATAGCATGCTTATCGGG ACATATGCACATAAAATTCTCACTGGAAGGAGATCTCTTATGCGTACACTAAGACAAAAGGATGGTCTTTCTGGATTTACATCTCGGTCTGAGAGTGAATATGACCCGTTTGGAGCAGGACATGGATGCAACAGTATTTCTGCTGGACTTG GCATGGCGGTTGCTCGTGATATTAAAGGGAAGCGGGAACGTATTGTTACAGTCATTGGCAATGGCACAACTATGGCTGGTCAGGTCTATGAAGCAATGGGCAATGCAGGCTATTTAGACTCAAATATGATAGTGATTTTAAATGACAGCCGACACTCTTTACACCCCAAGATTGAAGAGGGCTCCAAGACTTCAATCAATGCTCTATCAAGTACCCTAAGCAAGCTCCAGTCAAGCAAATCATTCCGGAGGCTTAGAGAAGTTGCTAAG GGTGTTACCAAGAGGATAGGTATGTATGAATTAGCAGCTAAAGTTGATGAGTATGCACGTGGTATGATGGGTCCACTGGGATCAACTCTCTTCGAAGAACTTGGGTTGTACTACATAGGCCCTGTTGATGGACACAATATTGAAGATTTAGTTTGTGTTTTACAAGAAGTGTCAACTCTGGAGTCAATGGGTCCTGTCTTGATACATGTAATAACTGAAGAAAATCAGTGTGCAGAACATAAGCAACAGACTGAGGCAACGGGGAACCAGCAGGGAG GTTATGCAGTGCTATCCAATATGCATACTCAAACATATAGTGATTGCTTTGTTGAGGCTCTGATCATGGAAGCAGAGAAAGACAAAGATATTGTGGTTGTTCATGCAGGAAAGGAAATGGAACCATCATTTCAACTATTTCAGGAAAGATTTCCACACAGGTTTTTTTATGTGGGAATGGCTGAGCAACATGCAGTTACATTTTCAGCTGGCTTGTCATGCGGGGGGTTAAAGCCATTTTGCATAATTCCTTCAGCTTTTCTGCAGAGAGCATATGACCag GTGGTCCATGATGTAGATCAGCAGAGAATTCCAGTTCGCTTTGTCATTACAAGCGCGGGATTGGTAGGACCTGATGGTCCTACTATGTGTGGAGCATTTGATATAACTTTCATGTCATGCTTGCCAAACATGATTGTTATGGCACCATCAGATGAGGATCAGCTTGTGGACATGGTGGCGACTGCAGCCCATATTAATGATCGTCCAGTTTGCTTTCGGTATCCAAGGGGTGCCATTGCTGGAACTGATCATTATACTCGTAGTGGTATTCCTGTTGAG CTGCTGATTCCCATTGCTTCcataag ATTGGAAAGGGATTAA
- the LOC7462972 gene encoding EG45-like domain containing protein, with protein sequence MPTLGKTSPFLLLLLLATLFHLSHGDVGTCSHYRPPYLPTACYGNSSSHFPSSNLFAAAGEGIWDNGAACGRQYLVRCISAAVPRTCLPDQIIQVRIVDRAQTSRSRPSSNGATIVLSSTAFGSIADPSARLVNVEFQQV encoded by the exons ATGCCAACACTCGGGAAGACCTCTCCATTTCTACTCTTATTGCTCCTAGCAACACTCTTCCATCTCTCACATGGCGATGTGGGCACCTGTTCCCACTACAGACCCCCATATTTAC CCACTGCCTGTTATGGGAATTCATCATCACATTTCCCATCAAGCAATCTGTTTGCCGCGGCCGGCGAGGGAATATGGGACAATGGCGCCGCCTGTGGAAGACAGTACCTGGTGAGATGCATCAGTGCAGCTGTCCCGAGAACTTGTCTTCCAGACCAAATCATCCAGGTTAGGATTGTTGATCGAGCACAAACATCAAGGTCAAGGCCTTCATCGAATGGGGCTACGATAGTCCTCTCTTCTACCGCTTTTGGCAGCATCGCAGATCCTTCGGCAAGATTGGTTAACGTAGAATTCCAACA ggtttga